The following are from one region of the Microbacterium sp. cx-55 genome:
- a CDS encoding mechanosensitive ion channel family protein — MLDPWLQFALTLAIALVAAIAVTVIVSTATRLASRRRSWPAGLIRRARRPFRGLLLTLAVWVALGLAFPDRDWMPVLDQLFTILVIAAAAWLLAALVTFGTDVTLGRYRIDVPDNRVARRIRTQTLIVRRLAIALIVVVAIGAALLTFPAVQAFGASVLASAGIVSIIAGLAAQSVLANIFAGLQIAFSDALRVDDVVVVEGEWGRVGEITLSYVVLDLWDDRRLVLPCTYFTTTPFQNWTRQGSELLGSVELDLDWRVSPTRMRAHLDEVLTQTDLWDGRASVLQVTEATGGLVRVRILVTAQDSPTLFDLRCVVREAMVTWVQSTMPAALPVQRVMMTQPEPEPLVEPDHAPGEGLFTGSAEAEARASTFTQAIPIIVPADADASARAQSSKSTATRSETTDRT, encoded by the coding sequence ATGCTCGACCCCTGGCTGCAATTCGCCCTCACCCTGGCCATCGCGCTCGTCGCGGCGATCGCCGTGACCGTGATCGTGTCGACCGCGACCCGGCTGGCCTCCCGCCGCCGTTCGTGGCCGGCGGGACTCATCCGGCGCGCCCGTCGCCCGTTCCGCGGTCTGCTGCTGACCCTGGCGGTCTGGGTCGCGCTGGGACTCGCGTTCCCCGACCGGGACTGGATGCCGGTTCTCGACCAGCTCTTCACGATCCTCGTGATCGCGGCGGCCGCCTGGCTTCTCGCGGCGCTCGTGACCTTCGGGACCGACGTGACGCTCGGCCGCTACCGCATCGACGTTCCCGACAACCGTGTCGCCCGCCGCATCCGCACCCAGACCCTCATCGTGCGCCGTCTCGCGATCGCGCTCATCGTCGTCGTCGCGATCGGCGCCGCGCTGCTGACGTTCCCCGCGGTCCAGGCGTTCGGCGCGAGCGTGCTCGCCTCCGCCGGTATCGTCTCGATCATCGCCGGTCTCGCCGCGCAGTCCGTGCTGGCGAACATCTTCGCGGGGCTCCAGATCGCGTTCAGCGATGCCCTGCGCGTCGATGATGTCGTGGTCGTGGAGGGCGAGTGGGGCCGGGTCGGCGAGATCACCCTGAGCTACGTCGTGCTCGACCTGTGGGATGACCGCCGCCTCGTGCTGCCGTGCACCTACTTCACCACCACGCCCTTCCAGAACTGGACCCGTCAGGGCTCCGAACTGCTCGGCTCGGTGGAACTCGACCTCGACTGGCGCGTCTCGCCGACCCGGATGCGGGCGCACCTCGACGAGGTGCTGACCCAGACCGACCTTTGGGACGGCCGGGCGAGCGTGCTCCAGGTGACCGAAGCCACGGGCGGACTCGTGCGCGTGCGGATCCTCGTGACGGCGCAGGACTCCCCGACGCTCTTCGACCTGCGCTGCGTCGTCCGCGAGGCGATGGTGACGTGGGTGCAGAGCACGATGCCGGCGGCGCTGCCTGTGCAGCGCGTGATGATGACGCAGCCCGAGCCGGAGCCGCTCGTCGAGCCCGACCACGCTCCTGGAGAGGGCCTGTTCACGGGGAGCGCCGAGGCGGAAGCGCGCGCGAGCACGTTCACGCAGGCGATTCCGATCATCGTGCCGGCGGATGCGGACGCATCCGCGCGGGCTCAGAGTTCGAAGTCGACGGCGACGCGGTCGGAGACGACCGATCGCACGTAG
- a CDS encoding Dabb family protein, giving the protein MTIRHIVAWKLASDDAAERAEQSGRIRRELLALRDVVPGIVDITVGADVIGGANWDLAIVADFTDVEALEGYAVHPAHQDVVTYVRSVVSDRVAVDFEL; this is encoded by the coding sequence ATGACGATCCGACACATCGTGGCGTGGAAGCTCGCATCCGATGACGCCGCCGAGCGGGCGGAGCAGTCGGGCCGCATCCGCCGCGAACTGCTGGCCCTGCGCGACGTTGTGCCCGGCATCGTCGACATCACGGTCGGCGCCGACGTCATCGGCGGCGCTAACTGGGATCTCGCCATCGTCGCGGACTTCACCGACGTCGAGGCGCTCGAGGGCTACGCCGTGCACCCCGCGCACCAGGACGTCGTCACCTACGTGCGATCGGTCGTCTCCGACCGCGTCGCCGTCGACTTCGAACTCTGA
- a CDS encoding glutaredoxin family protein, with product MTTITLIGKDGCHLCDVARGVLEHVLADIPEDAADRVEVIEQSILEEPALFERWSDKIPVLLIDGTLHAHWRVAPERLRDAVLTATRSRTEGAIR from the coding sequence GTGACCACGATCACGCTCATCGGTAAAGACGGCTGCCACCTCTGCGACGTCGCCCGCGGGGTGCTCGAACACGTCCTCGCCGACATTCCGGAGGACGCCGCGGATCGCGTCGAGGTGATCGAGCAGTCGATCCTCGAAGAACCCGCGCTCTTCGAACGGTGGTCCGACAAGATCCCCGTGCTGCTGATCGACGGCACCCTGCACGCGCACTGGCGGGTCGCGCCCGAGCGTCTCCGCGACGCGGTGCTCACGGCCACCCGGTCTCGCACCGAAGGAGCGATCCGATGA
- a CDS encoding rhodanese-like domain-containing protein gives MNSISVQQLRDRQDVPLIDVREVDEYAAGHVPGAVNLPMSTINEHLDDLPDGPFDVICQVGGRSARVVQALEARGYDATNVDGGTGEWVAAGFPVES, from the coding sequence GTGAACTCGATCTCCGTGCAGCAGCTGCGTGACCGGCAGGATGTCCCCCTCATCGACGTCCGCGAAGTCGACGAGTACGCCGCAGGCCACGTGCCCGGCGCCGTCAACCTCCCGATGTCAACGATCAACGAGCACCTCGACGACCTGCCGGACGGGCCGTTCGATGTGATCTGCCAGGTCGGCGGGCGCTCGGCGCGGGTCGTGCAGGCCCTCGAGGCCCGCGGGTACGACGCGACGAACGTCGACGGCGGAACCGGCGAGTGGGTCGCCGCGGGATTCCCCGTCGAGAGCTGA
- a CDS encoding 30S ribosomal protein bS22 — MGSVIKKRRKRMAKKKHRKLLRKTRHQRRNKK; from the coding sequence GTGGGTTCTGTCATCAAGAAGCGCCGCAAGCGCATGGCGAAGAAGAAGCACCGCAAGTTGCTTCGTAAGACTCGCCACCAGCGCCGCAACAAGAAGTAA
- a CDS encoding helix-turn-helix domain-containing protein has protein sequence MAELPDVRFLTVAEVAQLMRVSKMTVYRLVHAGELPAIRFGHSYRVPESAVAELVQRPAADVG, from the coding sequence ATGGCCGAGCTGCCGGATGTGCGGTTCCTGACGGTCGCGGAGGTCGCGCAGCTCATGCGCGTCTCCAAGATGACGGTGTACCGACTCGTGCACGCGGGAGAACTGCCCGCCATCCGCTTCGGGCACAGCTACCGCGTGCCGGAATCGGCCGTCGCAGAGCTCGTGCAGCGGCCGGCCGCCGACGTCGGCTAG
- a CDS encoding ArsR/SmtB family transcription factor — protein sequence MADIFGVIADATRRDILRLLLDRSMAGERGTSVSYIVARLGVSQPTVSKHLKVLRDSELVSVREEGQHRYYSLSSGPLDEIDNWLIPFLDEDLDDSISTLPEPAAHAADVVGRAAASVGRAVTAAFGKIPGR from the coding sequence ATGGCGGATATCTTCGGCGTGATCGCGGACGCGACCCGGCGCGACATCCTGCGCCTCCTCCTCGATCGATCGATGGCGGGCGAGCGCGGAACGAGCGTGTCGTACATCGTCGCGAGGCTCGGTGTCAGTCAGCCCACCGTGTCGAAGCACCTGAAGGTGCTGCGCGACAGCGAACTGGTCTCCGTGCGCGAGGAGGGTCAGCACCGCTATTACTCGCTGTCGTCCGGTCCGCTGGACGAGATCGACAACTGGCTCATCCCGTTCCTCGACGAGGATCTGGACGACTCGATCTCCACCCTCCCGGAGCCCGCCGCGCACGCCGCCGACGTCGTCGGCCGTGCCGCCGCATCCGTCGGTCGGGCCGTCACCGCCGCGTTCGGCAAGATTCCCGGTCGCTGA
- a CDS encoding TrkH family potassium uptake protein, translating to MMSDTARVLSRERLSIAFDRFRDGAREFTTSSPARFAVLIFSSLILLFTALLSLPAAAASGQATPLADAVFTAVSTICVTGLSTVNMGAHWSPLGQVFIYIGVNVGALGVLTLASILGLVISKRLGLRAKLIAAGDSNPMRVHGGPVNEGQTVRLGEVGQLLATVALSTLVIEAGLAVLLYPGLLLGGVDPITALWEAPYFAAMSFTNTGFAPNADGLAPFATDYFFMSVLMVGVFLGSIGFPVIFTLWRHRWHVRHWSLHTKLTLITTVILFFAGAVAFVTLEYDNPQTFGGMDAWDTTFQSLFLSAMTRSGGFSVIDIGELHGSSLLVGSMLMFVGGGSASTAGGIKVTTLAVLALAVFSEAKGRPSVQAFGRRIPSDVQRVALSVVAWGATIVAVSTITIAQITKAPVDEVLFEVVSGFATVGLSTGLTTELPDPAVYVLAVTMFMGRVGTVTLAAAVAASSRSQLYSMPVERPIVG from the coding sequence ATGATGTCCGACACCGCGCGCGTGCTGTCGCGGGAACGCCTCTCGATCGCCTTCGACCGGTTCCGAGACGGAGCGCGCGAGTTCACGACGTCGTCTCCCGCACGTTTCGCGGTCTTGATCTTCTCGTCGTTGATCCTGCTGTTCACCGCGCTGCTGTCGCTGCCCGCGGCGGCCGCATCCGGTCAGGCGACGCCGCTCGCCGACGCCGTGTTCACGGCCGTCTCCACGATCTGCGTGACGGGTCTGTCGACGGTCAACATGGGCGCACACTGGTCGCCGCTCGGCCAGGTGTTCATCTACATCGGCGTGAACGTGGGCGCACTCGGTGTGCTGACCCTGGCGAGCATCCTCGGGCTCGTCATCTCGAAGCGCCTGGGTTTGCGTGCCAAGCTCATTGCCGCGGGCGACTCCAACCCGATGCGCGTGCACGGCGGCCCGGTCAACGAGGGGCAGACCGTGCGGCTCGGCGAGGTGGGCCAGCTGCTGGCCACCGTCGCGCTCTCGACCCTCGTCATCGAGGCGGGCCTCGCGGTGCTGCTCTACCCGGGCCTGCTGCTCGGCGGCGTCGACCCCATCACGGCCCTCTGGGAGGCGCCGTACTTCGCGGCGATGTCGTTCACGAACACCGGCTTCGCCCCGAACGCCGACGGACTCGCGCCGTTCGCCACCGACTACTTCTTCATGTCGGTGCTGATGGTCGGGGTGTTCCTCGGCTCGATCGGGTTCCCCGTCATCTTCACGCTGTGGCGGCACCGCTGGCACGTGCGGCACTGGTCGCTGCACACCAAGCTCACGCTCATCACGACCGTCATCCTGTTCTTCGCGGGCGCCGTGGCGTTCGTGACCCTCGAGTACGACAATCCGCAGACGTTCGGCGGGATGGATGCGTGGGACACCACTTTCCAGTCGTTGTTCCTCTCGGCGATGACCCGCTCGGGCGGGTTCTCCGTCATCGACATCGGAGAACTGCACGGGTCGTCGCTCCTGGTCGGCTCGATGCTGATGTTCGTCGGCGGCGGTTCCGCGTCGACCGCCGGCGGCATCAAGGTGACGACGCTCGCCGTGCTCGCTCTCGCCGTCTTCTCGGAGGCCAAGGGACGCCCCTCGGTGCAGGCGTTCGGTCGCCGCATCCCGAGCGATGTGCAGCGTGTCGCCCTGTCGGTCGTGGCATGGGGCGCGACGATCGTGGCGGTATCGACGATCACGATCGCCCAGATCACGAAAGCACCCGTCGACGAAGTGCTGTTCGAGGTGGTGTCGGGGTTCGCCACCGTGGGCCTGTCGACCGGGCTCACGACAGAGCTGCCCGACCCAGCGGTGTACGTCCTCGCCGTGACGATGTTCATGGGCCGCGTTGGTACAGTGACACTCGCCGCGGCCGTCGCCGCTTCGTCGCGTTCGCAGTTGTACTCGATGCCTGTTGAGAGGCCGATCGTTGGTTGA
- a CDS encoding potassium channel family protein, translating into MVEKLRSDAPVLVIGLGRFGAACAGELDRLDREVLAIDESLDLVQKWSERVTHTVQADAKNLEALKQIGAQDFQVAVVAVGSSIEASVLITANLVDLKVPQIWAKAVSQSHGKILARVGANHVIYPEREAGERVAHLVSGRMLDFIRFDDDFVLAKMYPPRFIRGVGLNESGVRSKYRVTVVGVKSPGKPFRYAEANTVVTNHDLIIVSGTNSDIERFATLDR; encoded by the coding sequence TTGGTTGAGAAGCTCCGCTCGGATGCCCCCGTGCTCGTCATCGGGCTGGGCCGCTTCGGCGCCGCCTGTGCGGGCGAGCTCGACCGGCTCGACCGCGAGGTGCTCGCGATCGACGAGAGCCTCGACCTGGTGCAGAAGTGGTCGGAGCGGGTCACGCACACGGTGCAGGCCGACGCGAAGAACCTCGAAGCGCTGAAGCAGATCGGCGCGCAGGACTTCCAGGTCGCCGTCGTCGCGGTCGGGTCATCGATCGAGGCGTCCGTGCTCATCACGGCCAACCTCGTCGACCTGAAGGTTCCACAGATCTGGGCCAAGGCCGTGTCGCAGTCACACGGCAAGATCCTCGCCCGCGTCGGGGCGAACCACGTCATCTACCCCGAACGCGAAGCCGGCGAGCGCGTGGCACACCTGGTGAGCGGCCGGATGCTGGACTTCATCCGGTTCGACGACGACTTCGTGCTCGCCAAGATGTACCCGCCGCGTTTCATCCGCGGCGTCGGCCTGAACGAGTCGGGCGTCCGCAGCAAGTACCGCGTCACGGTCGTGGGCGTGAAGAGCCCCGGCAAGCCATTCCGCTATGCCGAGGCGAACACGGTCGTCACGAACCACGACCTGATCATCGTCTCGGGCACGAACAGCGACATCGAGCGCTTCGCGACGCTCGACCGCTGA
- the proC gene encoding pyrroline-5-carboxylate reductase, whose amino-acid sequence MISLPSIAILGAGSMGGAVLHGVVRSGRAAGITVTNRTRAKAAALAELDGVDSIALEEDPEGNARAAASADVVLIGVKPAMVPDLLAEIAPHLRAGAIVVSLAAGVTIATFERILGADAVVLRSMPNTPALVGAAVTGLAAGTNADAAAVATVTAIFETVGTVLEVAEDRIDALSTISGSGPAYVFLLIENLSTAAIGKGFDRDEARTMAEQTFIGAAALLAASGEEPAELRRRVTSPKGTTERAIAVLQDAHLDDVFARATDAALARAKELAAGG is encoded by the coding sequence ATGATCTCGCTTCCCTCGATCGCCATTCTCGGAGCCGGTTCGATGGGCGGTGCCGTTCTGCACGGTGTCGTCCGGTCCGGGCGCGCCGCCGGAATCACCGTCACGAACCGCACCCGCGCGAAGGCGGCCGCGCTCGCCGAACTCGACGGCGTCGACAGCATTGCGCTGGAGGAGGATCCGGAGGGCAACGCGCGGGCGGCCGCATCCGCCGACGTGGTCCTGATCGGTGTGAAGCCCGCGATGGTGCCGGACCTGCTGGCCGAGATCGCCCCGCACCTGCGCGCGGGCGCGATCGTGGTGAGCCTCGCGGCGGGCGTCACGATCGCGACCTTCGAGCGGATTCTCGGCGCGGATGCCGTCGTGCTCCGGTCGATGCCGAACACTCCGGCACTCGTCGGAGCGGCCGTCACCGGCCTCGCCGCCGGTACGAACGCCGATGCCGCCGCCGTCGCGACGGTCACGGCCATCTTCGAGACCGTCGGCACCGTGCTCGAGGTGGCCGAGGACCGGATCGACGCGCTGTCGACCATCTCGGGCTCCGGCCCGGCCTACGTGTTCCTGCTGATCGAGAACCTCAGCACCGCGGCGATCGGCAAGGGCTTCGACCGCGACGAGGCACGCACGATGGCCGAGCAGACCTTCATCGGGGCGGCCGCGCTGCTCGCTGCGTCGGGCGAAGAACCCGCGGAGCTGCGTCGTCGCGTGACGAGCCCCAAGGGCACGACGGAGCGGGCGATCGCGGTCCTCCAAGACGCGCACCTAGACGACGTGTTCGCGCGGGCGACGGATGCGGCGCTCGCCCGGGCGAAAGAACTCGCCGCCGGCGGTTGA
- a CDS encoding alpha/beta hydrolase has product MTEPTTPLLDGIDARLVETSRLSVNILERSGDDPATPAERTVVLVHGNVSSALFWQELMQDLPSDLRVLAVDLRGFGGTESLPVDATRGVRDFSDDLHATLEALQIPSAHLVGWSMGGGVVMQYALDHPALSLTLQAPVSPYGFGGTRRDGSRLTDDDAGCGGGGANPDFVQRLIDHDASDTAETSPRSVFRSAYVSSTYTTENEDIWVASMLTTSTAPGNYPGDSVSSPNWPGFGAGRNGVLNTMAPQYFNTSGIVDIEPKPPILWVHGDVDAIVSDASFFDLNHLGSLDIIPGWPGDEAAPAQQMVSQTRDVLAVYTERGGHVQELLLEGAGHAPHLERPAEVRRALLEVIGYIGQAQHPAPPTETIILRSAD; this is encoded by the coding sequence ATGACGGAACCGACGACACCTCTTCTCGATGGAATCGATGCGCGACTCGTGGAGACCTCGCGGCTCAGCGTGAACATCCTGGAACGAAGCGGTGACGACCCCGCAACGCCGGCCGAGCGCACGGTCGTCCTCGTGCACGGCAATGTCTCCTCGGCCCTGTTCTGGCAGGAACTGATGCAAGACCTGCCGAGCGACCTGCGCGTCCTGGCCGTCGATCTGCGCGGCTTCGGCGGCACCGAGAGCCTGCCCGTCGACGCAACGCGCGGCGTCCGCGACTTCAGCGACGATCTGCACGCGACGCTCGAGGCGCTGCAGATTCCGTCGGCGCATCTGGTCGGCTGGTCGATGGGCGGCGGTGTCGTCATGCAGTACGCGCTGGATCACCCGGCGCTCTCCCTCACCCTGCAGGCACCGGTCTCGCCCTACGGGTTCGGCGGCACGCGCCGCGACGGAAGCCGACTGACCGACGACGACGCCGGATGCGGCGGCGGCGGCGCCAACCCCGACTTCGTCCAGCGCCTCATCGATCACGACGCCTCGGACACCGCCGAGACCTCGCCGCGCAGCGTATTCCGCTCGGCGTACGTGTCGTCGACCTACACGACCGAGAACGAGGACATCTGGGTCGCGTCCATGCTGACGACCTCGACCGCGCCCGGCAACTACCCGGGCGACTCGGTATCCAGCCCGAACTGGCCGGGCTTCGGCGCCGGCCGCAACGGGGTTCTGAACACGATGGCCCCGCAGTACTTCAACACCTCCGGGATCGTCGACATCGAGCCCAAACCCCCCATCCTCTGGGTGCACGGCGACGTCGACGCGATCGTGTCGGATGCCTCGTTCTTCGACCTGAACCATCTCGGGTCGCTCGACATCATCCCCGGCTGGCCCGGCGATGAGGCGGCGCCCGCGCAGCAGATGGTGTCGCAGACCCGCGATGTGCTCGCGGTCTACACCGAACGCGGCGGTCACGTGCAGGAGCTGCTGCTCGAGGGCGCCGGCCACGCGCCGCACCTGGAGCGGCCGGCGGAGGTGAGACGCGCTCTGCTGGAGGTCATCGGGTACATCGGGCAGGCGCAGCATCCGGCACCGCCGACCGAGACCATCATCCTCCGGTCCGCTGACTGA
- a CDS encoding LLM class F420-dependent oxidoreductase, giving the protein MEYCVFTEPQQGFSYDDQLAFAQSAERHGFDGFFRSDHYLRMGPGDPLPGPTDAWTTLAGLARETSRIRLGTLVSSVTYRTPGVLAIQVAQVDAMSGGRVELGLGTGWFEEEHRAYGIPFPPKRFALLEEQLELITGLWQTPVDEAYSFDGAHYRLEQAPALPKPVQSRVPVIVGGGGARRTPAIAARFATEFNIGFQPESVVAEKFDGVRAACEAIGRDPQTLKLSVALPTLAGGSDDVLSRRAEAIGTDLAGFRGDTNITGGADEILAKVERLRALGAERVYFQLMDLRDLDHLEFLGAEVLPHLPR; this is encoded by the coding sequence ATGGAGTACTGCGTCTTCACCGAACCCCAGCAGGGTTTCTCCTACGACGACCAACTCGCCTTCGCGCAGTCCGCGGAGCGGCACGGGTTCGACGGGTTCTTCCGTTCCGACCACTACCTGCGGATGGGGCCGGGTGACCCGCTCCCCGGTCCGACCGATGCGTGGACGACCCTGGCCGGCCTCGCTCGCGAGACCTCCCGCATCCGCCTCGGCACGCTCGTCTCATCCGTCACCTACCGGACGCCGGGAGTGCTCGCGATTCAGGTCGCGCAGGTCGACGCGATGTCGGGCGGACGCGTCGAGCTCGGCCTCGGCACCGGGTGGTTCGAGGAGGAGCATCGCGCGTACGGTATCCCGTTCCCGCCGAAGCGGTTCGCGCTGCTCGAAGAGCAACTCGAGCTCATCACCGGACTCTGGCAGACACCCGTCGACGAGGCGTACTCGTTCGACGGCGCGCACTACCGACTCGAGCAGGCACCCGCCCTGCCGAAGCCCGTGCAATCCCGTGTGCCCGTCATCGTCGGCGGGGGCGGCGCACGGCGTACGCCCGCGATCGCCGCCCGGTTCGCGACGGAGTTCAACATCGGATTCCAGCCGGAGAGCGTCGTGGCGGAGAAGTTCGACGGCGTCCGTGCCGCGTGCGAGGCGATCGGCCGCGACCCGCAGACCCTGAAACTGTCCGTGGCACTGCCAACGCTCGCGGGCGGGAGCGACGACGTTCTCTCGCGCCGGGCAGAGGCGATCGGCACCGACCTCGCCGGTTTCCGCGGTGACACGAACATCACCGGCGGGGCCGATGAGATCCTGGCCAAGGTCGAGCGGCTGCGCGCACTCGGGGCCGAACGCGTCTACTTCCAGCTGATGGACCTGCGCGACCTCGACCACCTCGAGTTCCTCGGTGCCGAGGTGCTGCCGCACCTTCCGCGCTGA
- the tadA gene encoding tRNA adenosine(34) deaminase TadA, with translation MSLPVTIRDDAAMVRALVLAAEAGDAGDVPVGAVVMDADGRILGEGRNEREETGDPTAHAEVVALRRAAAARGEWNLEGCTLVVTLEPCVMCAGVILQSRVPRLVFGAWDEKAGAAGSVYDLVRDRRLPHRVEVVAGVRETEASALLRAFFDARR, from the coding sequence ATGAGCCTGCCCGTGACTATCCGCGACGATGCAGCGATGGTGCGGGCGCTGGTCCTCGCGGCGGAGGCCGGTGACGCGGGAGACGTGCCGGTCGGTGCGGTCGTGATGGATGCGGACGGCCGCATTCTCGGTGAGGGCCGCAACGAGCGTGAGGAGACCGGGGACCCGACCGCTCACGCGGAGGTGGTGGCGCTTCGCCGCGCGGCGGCCGCGCGGGGCGAGTGGAACCTCGAGGGGTGCACGCTCGTCGTGACCCTCGAGCCCTGCGTCATGTGCGCCGGGGTGATCCTGCAGTCCCGCGTGCCCCGCCTCGTTTTCGGCGCGTGGGACGAGAAGGCGGGTGCGGCCGGATCGGTCTACGACCTGGTCCGCGACCGCCGGTTGCCGCACCGGGTCGAGGTCGTCGCCGGAGTGCGCGAGACCGAGGCATCCGCGTTGCTCCGGGCATTCTTCGACGCGCGACGCTGA
- the upp gene encoding uracil phosphoribosyltransferase, with the protein MRLHVADHPLITHKLTVLRDKTTPSPVFRQLTEELVTLLAYEATRNVRVEPAEIQTPVTTTTGVKISEPRPLVVPILRAGLGMLDGMVKLLPTAEVGFLGMVRNEETLEPTTYAERLPDDLSDRQCFVLDPMLATGGSLGAAIDFLFRRGAQDVTAICLLGAPEGVAAIEKQVGDRDVTLVLGALDERLNEKGYIVPGLGDAGDRLYGTV; encoded by the coding sequence ATGCGCCTGCACGTCGCGGACCATCCGCTCATCACCCACAAGCTCACGGTCCTTCGCGACAAGACGACGCCCTCACCGGTGTTCCGTCAGCTCACCGAAGAACTCGTCACGCTGCTCGCCTACGAGGCCACGCGGAACGTGCGGGTCGAGCCGGCCGAGATCCAGACCCCTGTGACGACCACGACCGGGGTGAAGATCAGCGAGCCCCGCCCGCTCGTCGTGCCGATTCTGCGCGCGGGCCTCGGCATGCTCGACGGCATGGTGAAGCTCCTCCCCACCGCCGAGGTCGGATTCCTTGGAATGGTGCGGAACGAAGAGACCCTCGAGCCCACCACGTACGCGGAGCGCCTGCCCGACGACCTGAGCGACCGTCAGTGCTTCGTGCTCGACCCGATGCTCGCGACCGGCGGCTCGCTCGGCGCGGCGATCGACTTCCTGTTCCGTCGCGGTGCGCAGGACGTCACCGCCATCTGCCTGCTCGGTGCACCCGAGGGCGTCGCCGCGATCGAGAAGCAGGTCGGTGACCGGGACGTCACCCTCGTCCTCGGCGCACTCGATGAGCGTCTCAACGAGAAGGGCTACATCGTGCCCGGTCTCGGCGATGCCGGCGACCGCCTGTACGGCACCGTCTGA
- a CDS encoding magnesium and cobalt transport protein CorA produces the protein MLIDNAIYVDGRRVATPQNLDETFELRAEYGGLAWIGMYRPSREELEAVALEFDLHPLAVEDALSGHQRSKVERYGDILFVVLRPARYDDAREEVEFGELHLFVGPEFVISIRHAESPDLAAVRHRLESQPELLALGPEAVLYAIFDRVVDEYEPVVAGIENDIDEIEDQLFGHSDDDALSRRIYELFGEVIDFGRAVAPLTGMLEWLQRGYEKYDVNLEVQRSLRDVLDHSIRINDRIEGFRAVLDKALTVHSALVARRQTEASLAQNDEIKKISSWAAIIFAPGLIASIYGMNFDNMPELHWAWGYPVAVAMMLAFAGGLFAIFKTKKWL, from the coding sequence ATGCTCATCGACAACGCCATCTACGTCGACGGCCGACGTGTCGCCACCCCGCAGAACCTCGACGAGACGTTCGAGTTGCGTGCCGAGTACGGCGGTCTCGCCTGGATCGGGATGTACCGGCCGAGTCGCGAAGAGCTCGAGGCCGTCGCGCTCGAGTTCGATCTGCATCCGCTCGCCGTCGAGGATGCACTCAGCGGGCACCAGCGCTCGAAGGTCGAGCGCTACGGCGACATCCTGTTCGTGGTGCTGCGCCCCGCCCGCTACGACGACGCGCGCGAAGAGGTCGAGTTCGGTGAGCTGCACCTGTTCGTCGGGCCGGAGTTCGTGATCTCCATCCGCCACGCGGAGTCGCCCGACCTGGCCGCGGTGCGGCACCGGCTCGAGTCCCAGCCCGAGCTGCTCGCGCTCGGCCCCGAGGCCGTGCTGTACGCGATCTTCGACCGGGTGGTCGACGAGTATGAGCCGGTCGTTGCGGGCATCGAGAACGACATCGACGAGATCGAGGATCAGCTCTTCGGCCACAGCGACGACGACGCCCTCTCGCGACGCATCTACGAACTGTTCGGTGAGGTCATCGACTTCGGCCGTGCGGTCGCGCCGCTGACCGGGATGCTGGAGTGGCTGCAGCGCGGATACGAGAAGTACGACGTCAACCTCGAAGTGCAGCGCAGCCTGCGCGACGTGCTCGACCACTCGATCCGGATCAACGACCGGATCGAGGGATTCCGTGCCGTCCTCGACAAGGCGTTGACGGTGCACTCGGCGCTGGTGGCGCGCCGGCAGACGGAGGCGAGCCTCGCTCAAAACGATGAGATCAAGAAGATTTCGTCGTGGGCGGCGATCATCTTCGCGCCGGGGCTCATCGCCTCGATCTACGGCATGAACTTCGACAACATGCCCGAGCTCCACTGGGCATGGGGCTACCCGGTCGCGGTGGCGATGATGCTGGCGTTCGCCGGCGGACTCTTCGCGATCTTCAAGACGAAGAAGTGGCTCTGA